A single genomic interval of Lepisosteus oculatus isolate fLepOcu1 chromosome 12, fLepOcu1.hap2, whole genome shotgun sequence harbors:
- the LOC107078739 gene encoding threonine-rich protein-like, with the protein MDWKTWFILASTCVCLVHTHSKNGTAPPATTIPGSTRSSTIAATADSTTSSSPTATGSTRSSTITATGSTTSSSPTATGSTTSSSPTATADPQASSTPATSSSTSSTPAITASPTVTATPKPAAPGSPLTLQGGPSLLVLWPSAKWVLPPFWTERWHCG; encoded by the exons ATGGATTGGAAAACGTGGTTTATATTGGCTAGCacctgtgtgtgccttgtgcaCACACATTCAAAAA ATGGTACAGCACCTCCAGCTACAACGATACCAG GTTCTACAAGATCTTCAACTATAGCAGCAACAG CAGATTCTACCACATCTTCATCTCCAACAGCAACAG GTTCTACAAGATCTTCAACTATAACAGCAACAG GTTCTACCACATCTTCATCTCCAACAGCAACAG GTTCTACCACATCTTCATCTCCAACAGCAACAG cagatccTCAAGCATCTTCCACTCCAGCAACAAGCAGCTCAACGTCTTCCACTCCAGCAATAACAG CTTCACCGACAGTGACAGCTACACCCAAGCCAG ctgcccctgggtcacctctcactctgcaggggggtcccagcctccttgtcctctggccctcagccaagtgggtttTACCACCTTTCTGGacagagcggtggcactgtggctga